cTGGCAGGtcaccacaacacaaacacaaagaaacatcACAACTACGGCAACACAGACACATCAATGTGACACTGTTACACACCTGTCGGATTTCCTCTGAAGTGAGGGCCCCTGGCAGGTCCTGTTTGTTGGCAAAGACCAGAAGTGTGGCTCCTGCTAACCTCTGAAACAAGGAAATAAAGACTgtattatccagccaatatgCTCCAGATGAGAAGCGAAGTCTTCAACTAACAACCGGAACGTAGAGTAAACATTCAACGAAAGCAAGTACATGTATATCAAGCGTTCAAGTTTGCAAAGGAGTTCATTTTTTTATCAACTGATTTTACTGCCACTGCTATTTCTCCAGATATGACTTTAAGCATCACCTTACAAATTACCCACCTTAGATTTCAGGACCAACAGGCCAACTCATCCGGATAATGTGTACTATGTAGTAGAAATCAATCAATTACTTGACCAGCTTTTCCACCAACTACTTAGCCAATCCCGAATTTGGCAAAGCAGTCCAGTCAAACACCAGCAACTAAACTACCCACGCCTCACTAGCCTATCcaatgtggactgggtggccgagtggtaacgcacttgcgctcggaagcaagaggttgcgagttcgaccctgggtcagggcattagcaattttctcccccctttcctaacctaggtggtgggttcaagtgctagtctttcggatgagacgaaaaaccgaggtccctctgtgtacactacattggggtgtgcatgttaaagatcccacgattgacaaaagggtctttcctggcaaaattgtataggcatagataaaaatgtccaccaaaatacccgtgtgacttggaataataggccgtgaaaagtaggatatgcgccgaaacggctgcgatctgctggccgatgtgaatgcgtgatgtattgtgtaaaaaaaattccatctcacacggcataaataaatccctgcgccttgaatatgtgcgcgatataaattgcataaaaaaaaaattagaaaaaaatccctgcgcttagaactgtacccacggaatacgtgcgatataagcctcatattgattgattgattgatgtctgTCAAATACACGATTTTTTTCAATAACTCCGTCTGGTTTGGGCTGTGGAAGAGTGAGCTTATCTTGAAAAACTTCTGCCAAaaattggaggggccaatcactagcgaggggtgtgttggAAACATGTGGATGGGAGCATGTGTTTCCAACactcccctcgctagtgatttgTCCTtccaatgtttggcagaggttttgcCAGAAAAGGTCACTTTCCcatgacacatacaaacatacagagttatttttggaattcgtctattagTGCACTTTAACATTAAGCAATGTCCAGTCATAACTAGCCAGACAGACTGCCCTCACATCAAATGATAGGTTGACCAacggacacacatgcacacacacacacacacacacacacacacacacacacacacacacacacacacaaacacacagaaaagggAAAATAAAAGACAAATCATTTCCTGCTCACCTCCTCCACCAGAAGACTGTGAAGTTCTCGCTTGCAGTCGGCCAGTCGCATGCGGTCAGCACTGTCCACCACCCAGACCAGGCCATCTGTGCTCTCAAAGTAGTTCCTCCAGTATGACCGTAAAGACTTCTGGCCGCCCACGTCCCACACATTAAGTTTGAATCTACAACAAGACAGGGGGTAAGTGAAAGCAACTGAACCTCAAAGCAAATTTTGTCACCTAATTAATCATAATGCATTCAACCATGGCCTAACTGATCTCACAGTTATTTTCAAATCATCATTTCCAGCTGCACATCCACAAAGCATAATTTTCATTTCTGGTTTTCATCAGCAAAATTTTAATGCCTTTGGTGTTTTCCAAACATGTACCCCAGAAAAGGTTCCATCCTTTCTTTAACTATAtcttggttaaaaaaaaccctATGAATTTTCATGATTTTTGTGAGAACTGAAAATAACacatatatcccatgacctcccttctttgtctctgtaaatgtactctaggtatatttcttgtatttctattgttctcttgttacatctatgatgtaactattgcactcttataacacataaaatagaggataaataagggtgcacgaaatacatcatagctggctctactttctgtcgtccttgacattccaaaatgcacatgtacctatagaccggatgtgcaaggagtaaccacgcttttgagaacttgcgcgagagtcgttcagtgttatagctgagttttagtctcgacttgccgagactatcatcgtagcgtcatagatttcatgacgtctgtcgtccatcgcgtcatattaaggggacgtaatctgttatgttttcttctattcgctgttctatttctctcttgtgatcaacatgacaagccgtatgtgtttgagtgtgtgtgctcgtgctctcaactaaaacaaaagtcaaactagcaatcgttaaaagcccagtccgtccgaccagcactgctatgttcagactatgctcatgtgaagttacagcgtgcccggtacacacgcccttatcggtacatcatcgactacgagTGTTCTCTGAACAAGCTGTTTAATGCATTTTCcgagtatttctagctcttatgcggtgcagtaggccctatagacgatgaaggtgtccaagatctcaggagatgcgtgtgtaaccactaggtattcagtcaaatccgtgtaagaggctttcaactgacggagacaaccaagccaccattatgcactaacttgacatagatcaacagacgtgcctttagaataaggtatgtgcagaggtgcctcatctgaacagacaaccaaagcttgatgtttccgtcacactttgtctttgttttagatcttcatgggatatacaggttacaacactcgtgattttttatatggcttgtatttcagtcaagacccagcgggaatatcaaagggactcactcgccagaggctcgcgagtcccttgatattcatctgctgggtcttgactgaaatttatacaagccatataatgagtatatataaaaaaaaacactcgtgttgtaacctctatatatataCAGGTTGTACATTTATTTGTGTAATGTACTCGGGAACATTACCCTCTGTGTTCAAGTGTCTTGATATTGAAGCCAAGCGTAGGAGATATCATGTCAATGTCTTCACCGTTGAATTTCTTCAGAATTGTTGTCTTGCCTGCATTGTCTAACCCACTGAAGTGGTGAAGGAAATTACAAAGAGAAAAAATAAccccttcttctttttcccatA
This Littorina saxatilis isolate snail1 linkage group LG17, US_GU_Lsax_2.0, whole genome shotgun sequence DNA region includes the following protein-coding sequences:
- the LOC138953943 gene encoding ADP-ribosylation factor-like protein 2; amino-acid sequence: MGLLTILKKMKQKEKEVRLLMLGLDNAGKTTILKKFNGEDIDMISPTLGFNIKTLEHRGFKLNVWDVGGQKSLRSYWRNYFESTDGLVWVVDSADRMRLADCKRELHSLLVEERLAGATLLVFANKQDLPGALTSEEIRQSLDLDSIKTHHWLIQDCSAVTGDHLLEGIDWIIDDIASRIFTMD